In the genome of Epinephelus lanceolatus isolate andai-2023 chromosome 18, ASM4190304v1, whole genome shotgun sequence, one region contains:
- the LOC117268766 gene encoding dual specificity mitogen-activated protein kinase kinase 6-like — MSLSKGGKKKNPGLKLAKEVFVQPQPAAAAPPRDLDSKACVTIGDQNFVVKADDLEQIEELGRGAYGVVDKMKHVPSGVIMAVKRIRATVNTLEQKRLLMDLDISMRTVDCFYTVTFYGALFREGDVWICMELMDTSLDKFYKKVIEKGREIPEDILGKITVAIVKALEHLHRNLSVIHRDVKPSNVLINTKGQVKMCDFGISGHLVDSVAKTMDAGCKPYMAPERINPDLNQKGYSVKSDIWSLGITMIELAILKFPYDSWGTPFQQLKQVVDEPSPQLPADRFSPEFVDFISQCLRKKPNERPAYTELMQHPFFTEHEHDPKDTDVASFVKVILDD, encoded by the exons ggaagaagaagaacccCGGGCTGAAGCTGGCCAAAGAAGTGTTTGTGCAGCcccaaccagcagcagcagc GCCACCTCGAGACCTTGACTCAAAAGCTTGCGTCACAATTGGAGATCAG AACTTTGTGGTGAAGGCCGATGACTTGGAGCAGATTGAAGAGCTGGGCCGGGGAGCATATGGAGTGGTGGACAAGATGAAACATGTGCCCAGTGGTGTTATCATGGCTGTCAAG AGGATTCGTGCCACCGTCAACACTCTGGAGCAGAAGAGGCTCCTGATGGATCTGGACATTTCCATGAGGACAGTGGACTGCTTCTACACTGTGACCTTCTATGGCGCCCTCTTCAGAGAG gGGGATGTCTGGATCTGTATGGAGCTGATGGACACGTCCCTGGATAAGTTCTATAAGAAGGTTATCGAGAAAGGCAGAGAAATCCCCGAGGACATCTTGGGCAAGATCACAGTAGCA ATTGTCAAGGCATTAGAGCATCTGCACCGTAACCTGTCGGTGATACACAGAG ATGTGAAGCCCTCCAATGTTCTGATCAACACTAAGGGCCAAGTGAAAATGTGCGACTTTGGCATCAGTGGCCACCTGGTGGACTCTGTGGCCAAAACAATGGATGCAGGCTGTAAGCCCTACATGGCG CCTGAGCGGATCAACCCTGACCTCAACCAGAAAGGCTACAGTGTCAAGTCAGACATATGGAGTCTTGGTATCACAATG ATTGAGCTGGccattttgaaattcccatacGACTCATGGGGCACCCCGTTCCAGCAGCTCAAACAGGTGGTGGATGAGCCGTCTCCACAGTTGCCCGCCGACCGTTTCTCCCCAGAGTTTGTAGACTTCATCTCCCAGTG cttaaGAAAGAAGCCAAATGAGAGACCAGCTTACACAGAATTAATG CAACATCCGTTTTTCACCGAGCACGAGCACGACCCCAAAGACACAGACGTGGCCAGTTTTGTCAAGGTCATCCTGGATGACTGA